A genomic region of Halomonas aestuarii contains the following coding sequences:
- the pstC gene encoding phosphate ABC transporter permease subunit PstC, with product MQTNQIIAIFGGALLLLGLIAFFLGRAKATRVRAGGTAMYAQPDQYAWFTVLATAGPALVVSAVGGFLMLLLGAEIPTPYLLAGSLVVACLGLAIGMLMVRPDFHARQAIERVIRFLLAGAALISIFTTLGILVSIIGEALRFFQMQNFWDFITGTTWNPGASFLEAAGRADEGGSAAQFGSVPLFAGTFMITAVAMLVAIPIGLLAAIYMAEFAPQRVRTLAKPVLEVLAGIPTVVYGFFAAITVAPIIVSVAGFFGLDASFNNALAPGIVMGIMIIPFISSLSDDVITSVPDSMRQGSLALGMTKGETIRDVVIPAALPGIISASLLAVSRALGETMIVVMAAGMRPNLTANPLEDMTTVTVRIVAALTGDQEFASAETLSAFALGLVLFVVTLSLNLVSVIMIRRFREKYRVNNL from the coding sequence ATGCAGACCAACCAGATAATCGCCATCTTCGGCGGCGCCCTGCTGCTGCTGGGTCTGATAGCCTTCTTCCTCGGGCGTGCCAAGGCGACCCGGGTGCGGGCCGGCGGCACGGCCATGTACGCCCAGCCCGACCAGTATGCCTGGTTCACCGTGCTGGCCACGGCAGGCCCCGCCCTGGTGGTGAGTGCCGTCGGCGGCTTCCTGATGCTGCTGCTCGGGGCCGAGATCCCCACCCCCTACCTGCTGGCCGGCAGCCTGGTCGTGGCCTGCCTTGGCCTGGCCATCGGCATGCTGATGGTGCGCCCCGACTTCCATGCCCGCCAGGCCATCGAGCGGGTGATCCGCTTCCTGCTGGCGGGGGCCGCGCTGATCTCCATCTTCACCACCCTGGGCATCCTGGTGTCGATCATCGGCGAGGCCCTGCGCTTCTTCCAGATGCAGAACTTCTGGGACTTCATCACCGGGACGACCTGGAATCCGGGCGCCAGCTTCCTCGAGGCCGCCGGGCGTGCGGACGAGGGGGGCAGCGCCGCCCAGTTCGGCTCGGTGCCGCTGTTCGCCGGTACCTTCATGATCACCGCGGTGGCGATGCTGGTGGCGATTCCCATCGGCCTGCTGGCGGCCATCTACATGGCCGAGTTCGCCCCCCAGCGCGTGCGCACCCTCGCCAAACCGGTGCTCGAGGTGCTGGCCGGCATTCCCACCGTGGTGTACGGTTTCTTCGCCGCCATCACCGTGGCGCCGATCATCGTCAGCGTGGCCGGCTTCTTCGGGCTCGATGCCTCCTTCAACAACGCCCTCGCCCCCGGCATCGTCATGGGCATCATGATCATCCCCTTCATCTCGTCGCTCTCCGACGACGTGATCACCTCGGTCCCCGACAGCATGCGCCAGGGCTCGCTGGCGCTGGGCATGACCAAGGGCGAGACGATCCGCGACGTGGTCATTCCCGCGGCACTGCCTGGGATCATCTCCGCCTCGCTGCTGGCGGTCTCCCGGGCGCTGGGCGAGACCATGATCGTGGTGATGGCCGCCGGCATGCGGCCCAATCTTACCGCCAACCCGCTGGAAGACATGACCACCGTGACGGTGCGCATCGTGGCCGCCCTGACCGGCGACCAGGAGTTCGCCAGCGCCGAGACCCTTTCCGCCTTCGCGCTGGGCCTGGTGCTCTTCGTGGTGACCCTGAGCCTGAACCTGGTCTCGGTGATCATGATTCGCCGTTTCCGCGAGAAGTACCGGGTCAACAACCTGTAA
- the pstA gene encoding phosphate ABC transporter permease PstA, with product MSQSFDDISAQLKRRHRKSARLKWISMGALGLAGLFLVLFFADMLVKGMPAFQQAQIQVQVDYSEQASQIPLAAVNEEARPLVSRGYLRLIPGRMEDDPDLLGTTRMEWVLADGQVDQYLKGHHSKLKAGDRAVVDRLVEEGRAELRFNTTFFTSGDSKMPELTGIASAAMGTLLTLLVTLAVSFPIGVMTAVYLEEFAPDNRITQAIEININNLAAIPSILFGLLGLAIFINFFGVPRSSPLVGGLTLALMTLPVIIIATRTALRSVPESIRHAAFGVGCSRWQVVRDHVLPLALPGIMTGSIIGLAQAMGETAPLIIVGMVAFIPDVTTSFTEAATVLPAQIFTWAGEPDRAFIEKTSGGILVLLAVLISLNATAVVLRKKFERRW from the coding sequence ATGAGTCAATCCTTCGACGACATCAGCGCCCAGCTGAAGCGCCGCCATCGCAAGTCGGCGCGCCTGAAGTGGATCTCCATGGGCGCCCTGGGGCTGGCCGGCCTGTTCCTGGTGCTGTTCTTCGCCGACATGCTGGTCAAGGGCATGCCGGCGTTCCAGCAGGCCCAGATCCAGGTCCAGGTGGACTATAGCGAGCAGGCCAGCCAGATCCCCCTGGCCGCCGTGAACGAGGAGGCCCGCCCGCTGGTCAGCCGCGGCTACCTGCGCCTGATCCCCGGGCGCATGGAAGACGATCCCGACCTGCTGGGCACCACGCGCATGGAGTGGGTGCTCGCCGACGGCCAGGTGGACCAGTACCTCAAGGGCCACCACAGCAAGCTCAAGGCCGGCGATCGGGCCGTGGTCGACCGGCTGGTGGAGGAGGGGCGTGCCGAGCTCCGCTTCAACACCACCTTCTTCACCAGCGGCGACTCCAAGATGCCCGAGCTCACCGGCATCGCGTCCGCCGCCATGGGCACGCTGCTGACCCTGCTGGTGACCCTGGCGGTGTCCTTCCCGATCGGCGTGATGACCGCCGTCTACCTGGAGGAGTTCGCCCCGGACAACCGCATCACCCAGGCCATCGAGATCAACATCAACAACCTGGCGGCGATCCCCTCGATCCTCTTCGGCCTGCTGGGCCTGGCGATCTTCATCAACTTCTTCGGCGTGCCGCGCTCCTCGCCGCTGGTCGGTGGCCTGACGCTGGCGCTGATGACCCTGCCGGTGATCATCATCGCCACCCGCACGGCGCTGCGCAGCGTGCCGGAGTCGATTCGCCACGCCGCCTTCGGGGTGGGCTGTTCGCGCTGGCAGGTGGTGCGCGACCACGTGTTGCCGCTGGCGCTGCCGGGGATCATGACCGGCTCGATCATCGGCCTGGCCCAGGCCATGGGCGAGACGGCCCCGCTGATCATCGTCGGCATGGTGGCCTTCATCCCGGACGTCACCACCTCCTTCACCGAGGCCGCTACCGTGCTGCCCGCGCAGATCTTCACCTGGGCAGGCGAGCCCGACCGGGCCTTCATCGAGAAGACCTCCGGGGGCATCCTCGTGCTGCTGGCCGTCCTGATCAGCCTGAATGCCACGGCGGTGGTGCTGCGCAAGAAATTCGAGCGCCGTTGGTAG
- a CDS encoding MFS transporter — protein MTTFLHRHALASIVLAQLFGTSLWFSVNGVGLSLSRDLGFSEADLGRLTLTVQAGFILGTLSIAASGLADRFRASRIFAVSCLLGALLNAGFVLAADAPVASLLLRFATGLCLAGIYPLGMKLVIGWTPTHKGAALAWLVGMLTLGTALPHLLRGTTLGLPWEWTLLGASLLALAGGGIIHLLGDGPHLPPPAGPTRLQEGLAGLRAPRFRAVAGGYFGHCWELYALWMLTPFLVARELGRLGAPMDLVPWLSFGVIALGFLGCVGGGELSRRLGSLWVARRALATSGLICLAYPLLYGAPPGLLLVLLGIWGLTVIADSPQFSALAAATAPHARVGSTLAVMNAVGFALTIPAISLTTSLWAAQGGWVLWWLLPGPILGLWAMRRL, from the coding sequence ATGACGACCTTCCTGCACCGCCACGCCCTGGCCTCGATCGTCCTGGCCCAGCTCTTCGGCACCTCGCTGTGGTTCTCCGTCAACGGCGTGGGGCTGTCGCTGTCCCGGGACCTGGGCTTCAGCGAGGCCGACCTCGGCCGGCTGACGCTCACCGTCCAGGCCGGCTTCATTCTCGGCACCCTGAGCATCGCCGCCAGCGGCCTGGCCGACCGCTTCCGGGCCAGCCGCATCTTCGCCGTCTCCTGCCTGCTCGGCGCCCTGCTCAACGCGGGCTTCGTGCTGGCGGCCGACGCGCCGGTCGCCAGCCTGCTCCTGCGGTTTGCCACCGGCCTCTGCCTGGCCGGCATCTACCCCCTGGGCATGAAGCTGGTGATCGGCTGGACGCCGACCCACAAGGGCGCGGCACTGGCCTGGCTGGTCGGCATGCTCACCCTGGGGACGGCCCTGCCCCACCTGCTGCGCGGCACGACCCTGGGCCTGCCCTGGGAGTGGACGCTGCTCGGGGCCTCGCTGCTCGCCCTGGCGGGTGGGGGGATCATCCACCTGCTCGGCGACGGCCCCCACCTGCCACCGCCCGCCGGGCCCACCCGGCTGCAGGAGGGGCTGGCGGGCCTGCGCGCGCCGCGCTTCCGGGCCGTGGCCGGCGGCTACTTCGGCCATTGCTGGGAGCTCTATGCCCTGTGGATGCTGACGCCCTTCCTGGTGGCCCGTGAACTCGGGCGCCTGGGAGCCCCGATGGACCTGGTGCCCTGGCTGTCGTTCGGCGTCATTGCCCTGGGGTTCCTGGGCTGCGTGGGGGGCGGCGAACTGAGTCGCCGGCTGGGCAGCCTGTGGGTCGCGCGGCGGGCCCTGGCCACCTCGGGGCTGATCTGTCTGGCCTACCCGCTGCTGTATGGGGCACCGCCCGGCCTGCTGCTCGTGCTGCTGGGCATCTGGGGGCTCACGGTGATCGCCGATTCGCCGCAGTTCTCGGCGCTGGCCGCCGCCACGGCCCCCCACGCCCGGGTCGGCTCCACCCTGGCGGTGATGAACGCCGTGGGCTTCGCCCTGACCATCCCGGCGATCTCGCTCACCACGAGCCTGTGGGCCGCCCAAGGGGGCTGGGTCCTGTGGTGGCTGCTGCCGGGGCCGATCCTCGGGCTCTGGGCGATGCGGCGCCTTTGA
- the pstB gene encoding phosphate ABC transporter ATP-binding protein PstB produces the protein MSGDQRSRHEPGQPVTRNEDAHHELSIRVRDLNLWYGQSQALKGIDIDVFQKNVTALIGPSGCGKSTFLRCLNRMNDLIPNVRLEGLVEMDGRDVNAAKMDEVALRRRVGMVFQKPNPFPKSIYENVSYAPRMHDLVSRKTDQDELVERALRDAGLWEEVKDKLHQPGTSLSGGQQQRLCIARAIAVQPDVILMDEPTSALDPISTATIEDLMDKLKQQFTIITVTHNMQQAARVADYTAFFHLGEIIEYNDTKTMFSNPHTKKTEDYITGRYG, from the coding sequence ATGTCAGGTGATCAACGGTCACGTCACGAACCCGGTCAGCCGGTGACCCGCAACGAGGATGCCCACCACGAGCTGAGCATCCGCGTGCGCGACCTCAACCTCTGGTACGGCCAGAGCCAGGCGCTCAAGGGCATCGACATCGATGTCTTCCAGAAGAACGTCACGGCGCTGATCGGGCCGTCCGGCTGTGGCAAGTCGACCTTCCTGCGCTGCCTCAACCGCATGAACGACCTGATCCCCAATGTCCGTCTCGAGGGGCTGGTGGAGATGGACGGTCGCGACGTCAACGCCGCCAAGATGGACGAGGTGGCCCTGCGCCGCCGGGTGGGGATGGTCTTCCAGAAGCCCAACCCCTTCCCCAAGTCGATCTACGAGAACGTCTCCTACGCCCCGCGAATGCACGACCTGGTGAGCCGCAAGACGGACCAGGACGAGCTGGTGGAAAGGGCCCTGCGGGATGCCGGCCTCTGGGAAGAGGTCAAGGACAAGCTGCACCAGCCCGGCACCTCGCTCTCCGGTGGCCAGCAGCAGCGCCTGTGCATCGCCCGGGCCATCGCCGTGCAGCCCGACGTGATCCTGATGGATGAGCCGACCTCGGCCCTGGACCCGATCTCCACGGCGACCATCGAAGACCTGATGGACAAGCTCAAGCAGCAGTTCACCATCATCACCGTGACCCACAACATGCAGCAGGCGGCGCGAGTGGCCGATTACACCGCCTTCTTCCACCTGGGCGAGATCATCGAGTACAACGACACCAAGACGATGTTCTCCAACCCCCACACCAAGAAGACGGAAGACTACATCACCGGTCGCTACGGCTGA
- a CDS encoding metalloregulator ArsR/SmtB family transcription factor — MSLDPVRVFKCLGDETRLMLMLLVLREKELCVCEMTHALQVSQPKVSRHLAQLRQCGLLTDRREGQWVYYDLAPDLPEWVTTALEAAGQGAAARLAELQACLHAMGGRPERRVAMC, encoded by the coding sequence ATGTCGCTGGACCCGGTCCGTGTCTTCAAGTGCCTGGGCGACGAGACCCGCCTGATGCTGATGCTGCTCGTGCTTCGCGAGAAGGAGCTCTGCGTCTGCGAGATGACCCATGCCCTGCAGGTGTCGCAGCCCAAGGTATCGCGGCACCTGGCGCAGCTGCGCCAGTGCGGCCTGCTCACGGACCGGCGCGAGGGGCAGTGGGTCTACTATGATCTCGCCCCTGACCTGCCCGAGTGGGTGACAACGGCCCTCGAGGCCGCCGGGCAGGGCGCGGCGGCCCGCCTTGCCGAGTTGCAGGCGTGCCTCCATGCCATGGGGGGACGCCCGGAACGCCGTGTGGCCATGTGTTGA
- a CDS encoding ArsJ-associated glyceraldehyde-3-phosphate dehydrogenase: MTVRIGINGFGRIGRLALRSLWPRVEAGEAEVVRINDPGGDAATFAHLLEFDSVHGHWSPGQGIQAEEDALVIDGHRIAFSAHRALGDGDWSACRVTLECSGSMKTREALQAYLDQGVERVVVSAPVKEEGVLNVVMGVNDNRFDPAAHRIVTAASCTTNCLAPVVKVIHETFGIRHGSMTTVHDITNTQVILDTPSSPDRPDLRRSRACGMSLIPTTTGSARAITAIFPELEGKLNGHAIRVPLANASLTDMVFELAREVTVEEVNAALEAAAEGELAGILGYEARPLVSIDYRTDPRSAIIDALSTLVVGGTQLKLYAWYDNEWGYANRTVELALKVGSEPVGRERVGHG, translated from the coding sequence ATGACAGTCCGTATCGGCATCAACGGCTTCGGTCGCATCGGCCGCCTCGCCCTGCGCAGCCTCTGGCCCCGGGTCGAGGCCGGGGAGGCCGAGGTCGTGCGCATCAATGACCCGGGCGGCGATGCCGCCACCTTCGCCCACCTGCTGGAGTTCGACTCGGTGCACGGCCACTGGTCGCCGGGACAGGGCATCCAGGCCGAGGAGGACGCCCTGGTGATCGACGGCCACCGCATCGCCTTCAGCGCCCACCGGGCGCTGGGCGACGGCGACTGGTCCGCCTGCCGGGTGACCCTCGAGTGCTCCGGCAGCATGAAGACGCGGGAAGCGCTTCAGGCCTACCTGGACCAGGGCGTCGAGAGGGTCGTGGTCAGTGCGCCGGTGAAGGAGGAGGGCGTGCTGAACGTGGTGATGGGCGTCAACGACAATCGCTTCGACCCGGCCGCGCACCGCATCGTCACCGCGGCGAGTTGCACCACCAACTGCCTGGCGCCGGTGGTCAAGGTGATCCACGAGACCTTCGGCATTCGCCACGGCTCGATGACCACGGTGCACGACATCACCAACACCCAGGTCATCCTCGATACCCCGAGCTCGCCGGACAGGCCCGACCTGCGCCGCTCCCGGGCCTGCGGCATGAGCCTGATCCCCACCACCACGGGTTCGGCCAGGGCGATCACGGCGATCTTCCCGGAGCTCGAGGGCAAGCTGAACGGCCATGCCATCCGCGTGCCCCTGGCCAACGCCTCGCTCACCGACATGGTCTTCGAGCTCGCGCGCGAGGTGACGGTGGAGGAGGTCAACGCCGCGCTCGAGGCGGCCGCCGAGGGAGAACTGGCCGGCATCCTCGGTTATGAAGCACGCCCGCTGGTCTCCATCGACTACCGCACCGACCCGCGCAGCGCGATCATCGACGCCCTCTCCACGCTGGTGGTGGGCGGCACCCAGCTCAAGCTCTACGCCTGGTACGACAACGAGTGGGGCTACGCCAACCGCACCGTCGAGCTGGCCCTGAAGGTGGGGAGTGAGCCGGTGGGCCGTGAGCGGGTGGGCCATGGGTGA
- a CDS encoding chaperone modulator CbpM, whose amino-acid sequence MAQQRIASGELIDEATLTLEELARACSVEVEWVVERIESGLLADGSPYVASWRFTSRDLTRARRLYQLERDFEAAPELAALAADLIEENQRLKERLRAAGLSDD is encoded by the coding sequence ATGGCACAGCAGCGTATCGCCAGCGGCGAGCTGATCGACGAGGCGACCCTGACGCTCGAGGAACTGGCGCGCGCCTGTTCGGTCGAGGTCGAGTGGGTCGTCGAACGCATCGAGAGCGGCCTGCTGGCCGATGGTTCGCCCTATGTGGCGAGCTGGCGCTTCACCAGTCGCGACCTGACCCGGGCCCGGCGGCTGTATCAGCTGGAACGTGACTTCGAGGCAGCGCCCGAGCTCGCCGCCCTGGCGGCCGACCTGATCGAGGAGAACCAGCGTCTCAAGGAGCGGCTTCGGGCCGCCGGGCTGAGCGATGACTAG
- a CDS encoding DnaJ C-terminal domain-containing protein gives MEFKDYYQVLGVEKTATTEEIKKAYRKLARKYHPDVSKEPEAELRMQEINEAKAVLADPEKRLAYDQLGQQYRSGQDFQPPPDWDAGFEFSGGGFEEADLGEFSDFFANLFGQGGRAGRGSRGYQMRGEDRHAKVVIDLEDAYHGATRAITLQVPRVDAQGRVLSREHTLNVRIPKGVKAGQHIRLSGQGGPGMGGGPAGDLFLEIHFTPDPRYRVEGRDVHQRVPVTPWEAALGASIETPTPSGMVKVKVPAGSQSGRRLRLKGRGIPGPEPGDLYVELEVVLPPPIPTGRGSSMRPWRGSSLSIRASGGEARPWHSSVSPAAS, from the coding sequence GTGGAATTCAAGGATTACTACCAGGTTCTCGGGGTGGAGAAGACCGCGACGACCGAGGAGATCAAGAAGGCGTATCGCAAGCTGGCGCGCAAGTATCATCCCGACGTCAGCAAGGAGCCGGAAGCCGAGCTGCGCATGCAGGAAATCAACGAGGCCAAGGCGGTGCTTGCCGATCCCGAGAAGCGTCTCGCCTATGATCAGCTAGGCCAGCAGTATCGGTCGGGCCAGGATTTCCAGCCGCCACCGGACTGGGATGCAGGGTTCGAGTTCAGCGGGGGAGGCTTCGAGGAGGCCGACCTCGGCGAGTTCAGTGACTTCTTCGCCAACCTGTTCGGCCAGGGCGGCCGGGCAGGGCGAGGGAGCCGCGGCTATCAGATGCGTGGCGAGGATCGTCATGCCAAGGTCGTCATCGATCTCGAGGATGCCTACCACGGCGCTACCCGGGCGATCACCCTGCAGGTACCCCGGGTCGACGCCCAGGGGCGCGTGCTGTCCCGAGAGCACACCCTCAATGTGCGCATCCCCAAGGGGGTGAAGGCGGGCCAGCATATCCGTCTCTCCGGCCAGGGTGGCCCCGGCATGGGAGGGGGGCCGGCGGGAGACCTCTTTCTGGAGATCCACTTCACCCCGGATCCGCGCTATCGGGTCGAGGGACGTGACGTGCATCAACGCGTGCCTGTCACGCCCTGGGAGGCCGCCCTGGGCGCCAGCATCGAGACGCCGACGCCGTCGGGGATGGTGAAGGTGAAGGTGCCCGCCGGCTCACAGTCCGGGCGCCGTTTGCGCCTGAAGGGGCGGGGGATTCCGGGGCCCGAGCCGGGCGATCTCTACGTGGAGCTCGAGGTGGTGCTGCCCCCGCCGATACCGACAGGGCGAGGGAGCTCTATGAGACCATGGCGCGGGAGCTCGCTTTCGATCCGCGCCAGCGGAGGGGAGGCTAGGCCATGGCACAGCAGCGTATCGCCAGCGGCGAGCTGA
- the arsJ gene encoding organoarsenical effux MFS transporter ArsJ: MGEVGPLAARLKALPFEVRQYLLITANYWAFTLTDGALRMLVVLHFHQLGYSPLEVALLFLFYEAFGVVTNLVGGWLGARLGLNRTMNAGLALQVVALAMLTVPAGSLTVPWVMAAQALSGIAKDLNKMSAKSAVKVLVPKDSPGAGSALYRWVALLTGSKNALKGAGFFLGGLLLTLVGFRGAVIGMALMLLAVLALSLVRLTADLGRQTRKPRFSEVFSTSRAVNVLSAARLCLFASRDVWFVVALPVFLYDQHGWSHWTVGGLLALWVIGYGGVQSQAPRLTGRVRGETRGVTVAWALALCGLPALLALLPLAQVGWLVAGLLAFGVLFAINSSWHSYLIVHYARADGVSMDVGFYYMANAMGRLAGTLLSGWLYQSQGLAACLWVSAALVAASAALALALPREAPAR; this comes from the coding sequence ATGGGTGAGGTCGGCCCGCTGGCCGCGCGCCTCAAGGCGCTGCCCTTCGAGGTGCGCCAGTACCTGCTGATCACCGCCAACTACTGGGCCTTCACCCTCACCGACGGGGCCCTGCGCATGCTGGTGGTGCTCCACTTCCACCAGCTGGGCTACTCGCCGCTGGAGGTGGCGCTGCTGTTCCTCTTCTACGAGGCCTTCGGCGTGGTCACCAACCTGGTGGGCGGCTGGCTGGGCGCGCGCCTGGGGCTCAACCGCACCATGAACGCGGGGCTTGCCCTGCAGGTCGTGGCGCTGGCCATGCTGACGGTGCCCGCGGGCTCGCTGACGGTGCCCTGGGTGATGGCGGCCCAGGCGCTCTCGGGCATCGCCAAGGACCTCAACAAGATGAGCGCCAAGAGCGCGGTGAAGGTGCTGGTGCCGAAGGACAGCCCCGGTGCCGGCAGCGCGCTCTATCGCTGGGTAGCGCTCCTCACCGGTTCCAAGAATGCGCTCAAGGGCGCCGGTTTCTTCCTCGGCGGGTTGCTGCTGACCCTGGTCGGCTTCCGCGGCGCGGTGATCGGGATGGCGCTGATGCTCCTCGCGGTGCTGGCCCTCTCCCTGGTTCGCTTGACGGCCGACCTCGGCCGCCAGACACGCAAGCCCCGATTCTCGGAAGTGTTCTCCACGTCGCGGGCGGTCAACGTGCTCTCGGCGGCCAGGCTGTGCCTGTTCGCCTCCCGGGACGTCTGGTTCGTGGTGGCCCTGCCGGTGTTCCTCTATGACCAGCACGGCTGGAGCCACTGGACGGTGGGCGGCCTGCTGGCGCTCTGGGTGATCGGCTACGGTGGCGTCCAGAGCCAGGCGCCGCGCCTCACCGGCCGGGTCCGGGGCGAAACGCGGGGCGTCACGGTGGCCTGGGCCCTGGCCCTGTGTGGCCTGCCGGCGCTGCTGGCGCTGCTGCCCCTGGCCCAGGTCGGGTGGCTGGTGGCAGGGCTGCTGGCCTTCGGCGTGCTCTTCGCCATCAACTCCAGCTGGCACAGCTACCTGATCGTCCACTATGCGCGGGCCGACGGGGTCTCAATGGACGTCGGCTTCTACTACATGGCCAATGCCATGGGACGCCTCGCCGGGACCTTGCTCTCCGGCTGGCTCTACCAGAGCCAGGGGCTCGCCGCCTGCCTGTGGGTCTCGGCGGCCCTGGTGGCGGCGAGTGCCGCCCTCGCCCTGGCGCTGCCGCGGGAGGCACCTGCCCGCTGA